The DNA window GGTTAACAAAGGAACCTTGCAAACctgaaaattctgattttaattaaacttggcataaatgtagaagggataaatacatcaatttataaattttctgtttgaGCTCAAAAAcagtttgaaggggtgaaaccatcTTTCAAAGGTAGAgacatttttgccttttctcgatcttttaaacaaaatatcaaaaaatgttttatacaaaagttttacagcataaatacctctatttaactatgctatttattttggggattttgttcaaaaaatgaatagcatagttaaatagagggatttatgctgtaaaatttttgtataaaacattttttgatattttgatattttatgagatatattgagaaaaggtaaaaatatcttaatctTTGAAGGATGGTTTTACCCCTTCAAACTGTTTTTGAGcccaaacaaaaaatttctaaattcatgtatttatccCTTCTaaatttatgccaagtttcagtaaaatttgaatttttgggttcccttgtaagtagtaattaaaatgttaaaagttacataataaaattaaaaattaattttttatataatttattttggatgatttaatttttaactttaattttttaaacaattttattaactttactattaattattttaaaattatttttatttttttctaagttaaaaatttataaaaaggaaattacATTCCCACATAagaaacaatgtttttttgttactcTACGTAAACTTAgttcacaaataaaatactgaatttattttgtcatcTTATGATTGTTttgagtaattttatttaaaaaactagctatgccctgccatgcgttgctgtggctctctatttttatgctacgttttttttcaattttctttgctttcgttgtttaacttgcAAAAGTTGCCTTACTGttgcttttactttttattttatttttgaataagcatttatctatctttaataaatctaatattcatttattcacgtacttctaacttactttatttatttattgccttTAGCActgtattcaattaattgtttctatttgtttctatttattgttttgtatttttattataatgtaatataaatcttattttattaaaactttaaaataattttcaattaaaaaaaccgaattttttttaaaatacccattttttttaattaagcattttgAATTAGGGCCAGTTTCACAAACGTCGGTTAACTGCTAACGGGAGGTTAATCGATTAcctatctttttctatattattatctaaggaGAGACAGAAATCTATTAACCTCCCGTTAGCAGTTAACCGACGTTTGTGAAACTGGCCCTTAGagtgtatgtatttaatttattattgattaattttatgaatcaatattttgttatttttttctaaaagctgccatggatttagaaatcaattcaaaagactgttttaaataagttcctttttttcaataaaataacagccatcttcatttttcttattgccttaatttaaacacaatagaaacattcttcgcctctctcggtctcttccggtctcttcccgtctctcccgatctctccccgtctctcccggtctctccccgtcactccccgtctctcccggtctctccccatctctcttggtctctcccggtctcttcccgtctttacccgtctcttccggtctctccccgtctctctccgtttctctccatctctcccggtctctccccgtctttacGGGGTACTGATAAATACATACGCAATCTTGTTAATAATGTGTACTAATGATTATTTATCCCGATTTAATTTGACCGTCATTCCAGCTCCAGCAGCCTACATGTTTATGTGTAAACATTGAATAGAACAGTTGACTTGGAGACAATGTTTTACACTTTGAATCTTATTGTCTTTAATAACACAATAAAGGccattgcacgtacatttcTGTAATCGTAACTGTAAGATTTCGACCAATCATTACTCAATTTAGCCGTAACCGATCgaattaatcaatcaattatttgCTCAATTTCTTACGGTTACGTGCAATGGCCTTAACTATCTTGTGTCTCAAGTCTTAAGTCACGAAAAGAATCGCTTTTTAGCTTAAGACTTGAGACACGGGGCAATTATTGTGTGTTGGAGCCTTAATTCAGACCATTGGCTATCTGTCTATTAATCTGTGAATAGATGTATTAAGCTTTAAGCCGAAAGGAATTGActaattatattcgattattctttttacattcaATTGTGATCGATTATTTTCTCAAAACTTAAGGGGCTGCTGAAGTTGTCTGTTTTACCAACAAAaagacaataatttttgtttcgcaatatctttttattttttttatagatttggaaatcctctagaataaaagaatacgcatTGCTATCAGTCTATGGAGTGGAGTTTCTAccaaaaaacggaaaaaattgttaacttgCTGTCCGTCATAACaatgtttgtttaatataaaagatctacagTTTGTACTTACGAAATTCGTATTTACAGGCTAGTAGACGACGAGAACAGTGTCGAGtttcgaaaattatattttagtgcctaattgagacgaaattgcgaaacgaaaatttaggttatatacgcgtaaaaagttgataagtattagagcaataaaaaaaatatttttcgttttcgaGATAAAGTCTAATTTACAgatggatattaatatgtgtactttaattttggaaaagaatttccaaatctataaaagaaatatatacgaaatctcatcaatgatgtgcacgaatgactctacattatcgaccccgatcaagtttgaaaggcagtccagcatccccttaagagGTTTTTACCGacaaaaagatagtaatttttggtttataatatctttttatttcttttatagatttggaaatcctccagaataaaagaatacgcatTACTACTAGTCTGTGGAGTGGAGTTTCCTCCAAAAAcgggaaaaaattgttaatttgctgtTACATCATAACAAaatgtttgcttaatataaaagatctacagTTTATACCTACGAAATTCGTATTCACAGACTAGTAGACGACGAGAACAAATGGGAGCGGTGCACTTGTatacggttcaaatggacacggtgcttttggacacgatatcttgcgcactGTTTTAAATGACCATGtatttgcacactgtgcatttggacacaaatgaaattttattaaaaatgtacatcagttatatacacacgtaaaatttgaccgcCGAATATTTGCACGAAAAAATGCTCActgttcacttggacacgtaaaagttgcacaccattcacttgcacaccgttcacttgcccaccactcatttgcacaccaagaaatgcgcaccgatcatttgcacatggaaagtgcacaccgatcatttgcacacggaaagatgcgcactgatcatttgcacacggaaagatgcgcattgatcatttgcacacggaaagatgcgtactgatcatttgcacacggaaagatgcacactgttcagttgcacactgtttatttgcacaccgttcagttgcacaccgttcagttgcaaatgagtggtgggcaagtgagcggtgtgcaaatgaatggtgtgcaacttttacgtgtccaagtgaacgatgggcattttttcgtgtgcaaatatctggtggtcaaattttacgtgtgcatataactggtatacatttttaataaatttttttttgtgtccaaatgcaccgtagCCATTTaaaccgtgcgcaagatattatgtccaaaagcaccgtgtccatttaaaccgtgtccaagtgagtgcTACCCGAACAAACAGTGTCGAgtttcgaaaattagattttagtgcctaattgagacgaaattctgaaacaaaaatttaggttatatacgcgtaaaaaatcgataagtagagcaataaaaaaattttttttctcgatattgtaagatattcggAGTCAGAAGGACTCGTGTCGATAAAATAGAGAGAATTCTGTGGTTCTAATCTTGGGTTTATAAGcgtacaaaatataaacaagaGCAGTTGGAGTCGTATGGACTAGCAGTGAGAGAGCTATCGTTAGGAACAAGGGATTCCGAGTTCAAATCCAGCCAGCGctcctttaatttttcaatataaaatccaattcacagatggatattaatatgtgtattttaattctggaaaagaatttccaaatctatgaaagaaaaatatacgaaatcttattaataatgtgtacgagtgactctacattattgacttcgatcaagtttgagaggcagtccagcatcgtcttaatgatgtgcacgaatgactctataTGGACTATGGAATGGCTGGACTACCTttcaaacttgatcggggtcgataatgtagagtcattcgtgcacatcattaataagatttcgtatatatttcttttgtaaatttggaaattcttttccagaattaaagtacacatattaatataaatctgtGAATTGAATTTTCATCGAAAGAAATCATTATACTGAAGCGTCGTAtagatttatttctaaaagcaCATAACTGttcttttttgtaatgcaATGTGCGAGGCTtgttttatacgtacaaagtcaaaacttttatacgcagcaaATATTTTCACGAGTCGACCGCAGGAGTCGATaacaaaactgtaattttttaatttttgtttgtttttcatataaacttaTGTACAGCGCACTCCgttattatctatattttaattctgaaggatttttaattttgtgtaatcaacaataagattttttactaaaacaacAATCGTgtttaatcggtaaaacaTACCCATCTCCAGCATCCTCTTAAGATTTATTACATCTATTATAGTTCCGGTCTTAACAAAATGGCtaacttacaattttaaaacaagttTTATGACTTGAGTCTTTGTTTTTGGTAAGgtcggatctacaataggtgtagtaaattttaatgataataaaataaaattcaatagtTTCTTATGATTTAAGACTTGCTACACTTATTATAAGATTTAAGATGTAAGTTATTGTGTTGTACAAGACATAACAcaacttattatttacttgtGTTCATTGAACAAACCGATTCTAACATTTGAATTcgtattcttaatatttagtatttcTCCATAGAATCTAGCCTAACTTAatctaactttaataatttttaaatacaaaataaaataaaattatataaatgtctcCATTTTCCGAAGACAATTCTCAGGTTAAAATTTATCCTCGGACAAGGTTTGTTTTTGGAAAACAAATGTTCAAGCTGTGTTAACCATTTTAACAAACTTtcctataaatgaaaaaacattcatatcttagaatataattaattaaatctacgCAAAATAAGtgttgcaatatttatttattattaatatataatatataatatataatatttatagtatctattaaaaaatggcaaatattgaaaatattatgaatgtaaaattttgatttaactaTAGTGCagtttgttaaataaaataaaacaatactacacacacatacacgacACACGTATGCACACGGATACGCATATacgcatacacatacacacaaaagtgcgttaatatttttataagcttgatatacatatattgtatacacaatttatattaatatagatagcacaaaatatttataaaatatttataaaggaaaaatatttatgataaatattttgtacatatttctaTGTCCGAGTTtgccaggtataaaaaaattgataaatatttatgaaaatatttaaaataaatatactattgttatcaaagaatataaaaaatatttcgagttcatataccataaatatttttcattttaaaaatatattctatatattgttgataataatttttgtattatttttaaatggtttatgaaacataattatataatctttaaaaaatattttttgaaaataaatttgtaaaatatttatgaatatttatgataatttttttgtgctatctatattaattaagtatattaacatattaactaatgtattatatttaataatacatagaGATTAGAGGGTATCATATACTAAGATCCGTATTTGGAACGAGCTTATAAAGATgttaatgcatttttatgttattctGTATATAGgccataatatataaatattttcatatatagaTTCTTTAGAACAATGGACAAGGGACAGAAAACGCACTATATGGTTTCGCGTGCACATTCCGCATACCGAGTGGGTTCCGATTTTAACGGGACAGGGATTCATCTTTCATCATGCGAAAGAAGAATATGTCATGTTATATCGTTGGTTACCCACCGACGAGCAATGTAATGTTCCGAAATATGCGCACACATTTTTAGGTGTTGGCGCATTTGTATTCAACAAAGATACAAATGAAATTCttgttattaaagaaaaatacactACAGGAAATTGGTGGAAACTTCCAGGTGGCTACGTAGAACCAGGTGTACTAACAAAATCCTTATGTCTTGTATATTAGTGTTgggcaaaaattaatttttaatctctatttcatttaataattactttcttgattataataaccaattaaaaattcacgtGTTTTTTTCatcgtaattttattcttaatttttattttattttatctagaattagtgtttaaatttttctgctaCCATATAtcttgtacatattttaaatttttagttgattctagttaataaataaatttattgattaatgcTCAACACTGCTCATATATTAGTTACATATGtgcatgtatatttataattgttaggAGAAAATATTGAAGCAGCAGCTAAAAGAGAAGTTCTGGAAGAAACGGGAATTCAGGCAGAATTCAAATGTTTGATATCTTTTAGACATGGGCATGATTATTTCTTCGGATGCTCGGATATATACATGGTTGCGTACCTAACACCtcagaattttgaaattgagAAATGTAAACGAGAGATTTTTGATTGCAAATGGATGAAGGTAAAAATTGTGTCACAAAATTTCTCTCgcattactaaaaaaattatatttagattgaatttatattgcatacttataatttatacataatttaacaaaaaatctgCAAGTatcaaaacttatttaatataacattatattgtaCTGATGCATAAGACACATCTATATCCCTTGAAGTGTTACTTAACTgacaatttacaaatttatattatttttccagtTAAATGAATTCATGCAACATCCTGAAGTAcatgcaaataataaaattttagcaaCAAAAACAATAGACTTTCTTCAACATCAAATGGGAATGGTTGTAAATTATGGAGTACATCCAAtcactaaaaaaaagatatgtgtGTATAGTATAGAGAATACAGACATTGGAAATACATCTGTagaataaacttttatctgtagaatttttttctagaaaaaaagatgtatatatagaaatactGAAATACtaaagattttaacaataatgcaaaaaacatgtttaacaagttatttgttactttttattacatatgtaaaacaataataggtattataattaaatgattaagtTATTCAAAACGAAACCTTgtgtaaaataagtttttttagcAATTCTCAAATTCTGCTTAAATTGATAGGAAATTTCCTCTAGAATATGATAGGAAAAGTTAGAAAGTGATCAGAGACCTCCTTGTaacttattttcaaaaaaaatggGGCGAAGCACTCAGGTAGACGAGCGTTCACCGGACATTCGACCTTTCGGTccctttgtaataaatttaatgttaatttaatgttcGTGAAACATAAATATCTGTTCTATGGCCATGGAATCGCAGATTAGCAAAAAATTGCGGTAAGTTAAAATGAATTACGATTTTTTCACGATTTTTGTTActcaaactttaaacgcgttgtACTTGAAACGCAAAATTTCGCATGCCGTACAACATGCTCAAAAACTAATCTTTCAATCTTTatgaaatttgttattaacaattgtatgacaaaagacattttttcaaaacttcattatttttataaattagcaaattttaataaaataaaaatgctgagCATTTTTGCATAAACTAAAGATcccattttgaattttctgTTTTAGATCATTTTTGCGATCTGCACATTGCACGGCACATTTTCAAGCCACTATTGCACcgttattattgaaaattaaagtttaa is part of the Monomorium pharaonis isolate MP-MQ-018 chromosome 2, ASM1337386v2, whole genome shotgun sequence genome and encodes:
- the LOC105836818 gene encoding nucleoside diphosphate-linked moiety X motif 6 isoform X2 yields the protein MLDATMARQIFKGLNDHYNGITIDSVEEACDNKIFAQRLKDSLEQWTRDRKRTIWFRVHIPHTEWVPILTGQGFIFHHAKEEYVMLYRWLPTDEQCNVPKYAHTFLGVGAFVFNKDTNEILVIKEKYTTGNWWKLPGGYVEPGENIEAAAKREVLEETGIQAEFKCLISFRHGHDYFFGCSDIYMVAYLTPQNFEIEKCKREIFDCKWMKLNEFMQHPEVHANNKILATKTIDFLQHQMGMVVNYGVHPITKKKICVYSIENTDIGNTSVE
- the LOC105836818 gene encoding nudix hydrolase 7 isoform X1, with product MQSARLLRVSRTLTARNSFVLLSHSAHVGQLGMLDATMARQIFKGLNDHYNGITIDSVEEACDNKIFAQRLKDSLEQWTRDRKRTIWFRVHIPHTEWVPILTGQGFIFHHAKEEYVMLYRWLPTDEQCNVPKYAHTFLGVGAFVFNKDTNEILVIKEKYTTGNWWKLPGGYVEPGENIEAAAKREVLEETGIQAEFKCLISFRHGHDYFFGCSDIYMVAYLTPQNFEIEKCKREIFDCKWMKLNEFMQHPEVHANNKILATKTIDFLQHQMGMVVNYGVHPITKKKICVYSIENTDIGNTSVE